From one Triticum urartu cultivar G1812 chromosome 3, Tu2.1, whole genome shotgun sequence genomic stretch:
- the LOC125545571 gene encoding uncharacterized protein LOC125545571, whose translation MHLSREAADIVGWFTIGLFVAFAALGLYCIFQSIQFWFRIRKGTLLSLGYFNGPWVTRIALILITIWWGVGEIVRLSFLKGWLFSSLVWQKIACDAYILSNLGFAEPSIFFGFAFLLHGSLQKRELGTLTQRWNLKTIGYMLVFCVPVFFVQALLVFVGPTFVKDENSAHGRRVFAKYFIQTSMPVGDTNVCTYPLFGTIFLGLIDAVLMSYVSYVGSRVLSLVINKALRKRVSWLIMSVLFFLPIRVLLLGFSVMPSPGDKAFEVIVFLSFVMMLSGTTVGILLLVFWPVRDSLALKDAGSREIAEMVPYDDYYYEGSSLVANQSFREIERNSDTSTKRGSISFRTMIREDQLPPDGTDEIGFSSRSGVHIGSSSPAGSSPSAAMPMLPLKEVPRY comes from the coding sequence ATGCACCTGAGCAGAGAAGCTGCCGATATAGTCGGTTGGTTTACGATTGGACTGTTTGTGGCCTTTGCTGCTCTGGGCCTCTACTGCATTTTTCAGTCAATCCAGTTCTGGTTTCGGATTCGGAAAGGGACCTTGCTCTCACTCGGTTACTTTAATGGTCCCTGGGTGACTCGCATTGCTCTGATTCTGATCACTATTTGGTGGGGAGTAGGGGAGATTGTGAGATTGAGCTTCTTGAAGGGATGGCTGTTCTCCAGCTTAGTGTGGCAGAAGATCGCATGTGACGCCTACATTCTCTCCAATCTAGGGTTTGCTGAACCAAGCATCTTCTTTGGCTTTGCTTTCCTCCTGCATGGCTCATTACAGAAGAGGGAGCTGGGCACTTTGACCCAGAGATGGAACTTGAAGACCATTGGCTACATGTTGGTTTTCTGTGTTCCGGTGTTCTTCGTTCAGGCCCTTCTTGTGTTTGTTGGGCCTACATTTGTTAAGGATGAGAACAGTGCACATGGAAGGAGAGTGTTTGCTAAATACTTCATTCAGACGTCCATGCCAGTTGGGGACACCAATGTTTGCACCTATCCGTTGTTTGGCACCATTTTTCTGGGACTTATCGATGCCGTCCTGATGAGCTATGTCTCCTATGTTGGATCTCGGGTGTTATCCTTGGTCATCAACAAGGCGCTGCGAAAGAGGGTTTCCTGGCTGATAATGTCGGTGCTTTTCTTCCTTCCTATCAGGGTGCTTCTTCTAGGGTTCTCAGTGATGCCCAGCCCAGGAGATAAAGCATTTGAGGTCATCGTCTTCTTGTCATTCGTAATGATGCTATCCGGCACAACTGTTGGGATACTCTTGCTGGTATTCTGGCCTGTCCGTGATTCATTGGCACTCAAAGATGCAGGCAGCAGGGAGATAGCAGAGATGGTGCCTTATGACGATTACTACTATGAGGGCTCGTCGCTTGTGGCCAACCAGAGCTTCCGAGAAATCGAGCGGAACTCTGACACGTCAACAAAGCGTGGCTCCATATCCTTCCGCACAATGATCAGGGAAGACCAGCTTCCGCCGGATGGCACAGATGAGATCGGCTTCTCCTCTCGCAGCGGCGTCCATATTGGATCATCCTCGCCTGCAGGTTCTTCACCAAGCGCTGCAATGCCCATGCTGCCTCTCAAGGAGGTCCCTAGATACTAA